The sequence CGGATCTCGTGGCTCATATTGGCCAAGAAATCGCCCTTGGCCCGTGCGGCTTTTTCGGCCAGATCGGTGGCCCGGCGCAGTTCCAGCTCGGCTTCTTTTTGCGTCGAGATGTCCTGATGAGTGCCGAACATCCACAGCGGTTTGCCTTCGTCCGTCCACTCGGCCACGCGCCCGCGATCCAGCACCCACACCCAATGGCCTTCTTTGTGGCGCAACCGGAGTTGGCACTCGTAGTGCGACGCCTCGCCGTTGAAGTGGCGGGTCAGTTGGGCTTGCGCGCTGGCCAGGTCGTCGGGGTGGGTCAGGGCCTCCCAGGTCTTGATGGACAGCGGTTGCAATTCCTCCAAGGTGTGGCCCAGCATCTCGGCCCAACGGCGGTTGAAGATCACCCCGCCGGTTTGCACTTTCCACTCCCAGGTACCGATTTGTGTGCCTTCGATGATGTTGACGAGGCGGGTGCGCTCGATGTCCAACTCACGGGAGCGGCGCCAAGCGTCGCTTTCCTGGCGCTCCAGATCGGCCAGCATGGCGTTGACGTGCTCGGCCAACTGCCCCAGCTCATCAACGTGGTCCACCTCCAAGCGCACGCCGCGCTCGCCCATGCGCAACTGTTCTAACGTTTGCAGCAAGCCACCCATGCGCAGGCTGAAGCGTCGTGTGATCAATCCACCCACGCCCGCGCTCAACAACGCCCCCAAGGCCAGAAAGCCCAGCACCGCTGGCCAACGGTTGTGAGCAGAGGCGGCACCGTGGGTGAGTGCCACCACCGCCCATCCTTGCTGCGGCGCTGGCACGGGCGCAGCGACATCGGAACGCTCGCTGCCGCTGTACACCACCACCGGGGCGCGGGTGGCGGGGCGCAGGGTGGTCATCAGGGCTTCGTTGGCGGTGTGGCCCACCCAGCGCGGATCCGAGTGCGCTTGCACCCGCCCCTGGGCATCGACCACCATGGCGTAAGCCACTTCGGGCACCTGGGCCACGGCGCCCACCAAGGTTTGCAGCGCGGCGGCGTCGGCCACGGCCACATCGGTGGCGGCTCCGGCGGCCAGGCTTTGGGCCATGCCCTGAGCGTGCTGGGTGTGGGTCGCCAGGGCTTGGTTTTGCTGGCTGGCGTGCATGTACCACGCCAGCAACACCATCATCAGCGCCTGCCCCAGCACCACGATGAGGGTGAGCTGCGCCCGCATCGACAGCAACCCCCAGCGCCCATGCACCCGCCCCGCCCAGCGCCGGGTGGCCAGGCGCAGTCTCAACGTTTTCGCCATGGCATTCGATCCCGACGGTCAGCGCACCGCGCCGGGGGCCAAACGCAGGAACTCCCACAACTCCTGCGCCACCGGTTTGATGTGGCGTGCAAACTGTGGCCGCTCCCGGTAGATGCGCACCTCCATCGTCAGCTCGTAGCTGCTGCCAGCGGGCACCAAGCGCCGGGCACGCAGTTCCTTCTTCACCGAGCTGGCGGGCAAAAAAGCCAGGCCGTGGCCTTCCAACGCCATGGCTTTGAGGCCCTCGGCCATGTCGGTTTCATAAATCGGGTCGAGGTGCGGCTGCACCGAGGCGTGCTTGATGATCTGCTCCACCAAACGCGCCATGTACGCCCCCGAGGCATAACTCAGCAGCGGCACCGGGTGGCGCGGCGTGCCGGGCAGGCGAAACAGTGGCTGGCCTTCCGCGTCGGCCTTGGCGTAGGGGGCCAGGGTTTCGTGGCCCAGGCTGAGCATTTCGTAGCGATCCGAACTCAGTTGCAGCGGCTGGGTGATGTGGTGGTATGCGATGAGCAAATCGCAACCGCCCTCGGTCAAACGCAGCACCGCATCGTGGACGTTCAGCCCGATCAGCCGGCTTTTGAGGTGGCCGAAACGCTGGCGCAAGTCCATCAACCAATGCGGGAAAAAGGTGAAGGCCAAGGTGTGGGGCACGGCGAACTCGATCGTGTCCTGCCCGGCCACCTGATGGCTGCGCATCATGTTGCGCGTGGCTTGGAGCGCGTCGAGAATCTCCAGCGCCTGGGCGTGGAAGGTTTCGCCGGCGGGGGTCAAGCGCGTTGGGTAGGAGGAGCGATCGACCAGATCGAGCCCCGCCCACGCTTCCAACGCTTGGATGCGGCGTGAGAACGCCGGTTGCGTCACATGGCGCAGTTGGGCCGAGCGCGAAAAGCTGCGCGTTTCGGCCAGGCTCACGAAGTCCTCAAGCCATTTGGTGTCCATGTGTATCGTTCTCCTGGGCAATGTGCCCCGCCGGTGCGCTGCCGGCGTTCTGCAATTGCCACATGCGAGCATAGCGCTCCCCCAGCGCCAGCAACTGGGGGTGTGACCCGCGTTCCACCACGCGCCCGGCCTCCATCACCAAAATTTCGTAGGCATCGACCACGGTGGACAGCCGGTGCGCAATCACCAACGTGGTTTTGCCCACCGACGCGCTGCGCAGTTCGGTTTGGATGGCGCGCTCGTTGGCCGAGTCCAGCGCCGAAGTGGCTTCATCAAAAATCAGGATCGGCGGGTTCTTCAGGAGGGTGCGGGCAATCGCCACGCGCTGCTTCTCGCCGCCCGACAGCTTGAGGCCGCGCTCGCCCACCACCGTGTCATACCCCTTGGGCTGGGCGACGATGAAATCGTGGATGTGCGCCGCCCGCGCTGCGGCTTCGACTTCGGCCCGCGTCGCGCCCGGGCGGCCATAGGCGATGTTGTAGGCGATGGTGTCGTTGAACAACACCGTGTCCTGCGGCACGATGCCGATGCTGCGGCGCAGGCTGTCCTGCGTCACCTGGCGGATGTCTTGGCCGTCCACGGTGATGCGTCCGCCGTTGTCGGGGCTGACGTCGTAAAAACGGTAGAGCAAGCGGGCCAGCGTCGATTTGCCCGCGCCGCTGGCGCCGACCACCGCCACGGTTTGGCCAGCGGGAATCTCGAAACTCACGTCGTGCAAGATCGGGCGGGCGGGGTCGTACGCGAAGGCCACGCCTTCGAAGCGCACGGTCGGGCCGCTCAGGGCCACGTCCGGGGCGCCGGGCGCATCGGCGATTTCTCGCTCACGCGCCATCAGGGTGAACATGCGATCCAAATCGGTCAGGCTTTGTTTGATCTCGCGGTACAGCACGCCCAGGAAGTTGAGCGGGATGTAAAGCTGAATCAACAGCGCATTGATCATCACCAGATCGCCCAGGCTGAAACGGCCTTCGATCACCCCCGTGGTCGCCCGCCACAGCATGGCCAGCAGCGACGTGGCGATGATGGCCTGCTGCCCCACATTCAACAGCGACAGCGAGGTTTGCGACTTGAGCTGGGCGCGGCGGTAGGCATCCAAACCTTGGTCGTAACGCGCCGCCTCGAAGGCTTCGTTGTTGAAGTATTTGACGGTTTCGTAGTTGAGCAGCGCATCCACGGCGCGGGTGTGGGCCTGGGCGTCCAGCTCGTTCATTTGGCGGCGAAACTGGGTGCGCCACTCCGTCACGCTGATGGTGTAAACCACGTACACGGCCAGCGCAGCCAGCGTGATCCAGACAAAACCCAGGTCGAACTGCCGCCCGAGCAACAGCAGCGCCAGGCCCAGCTCAATCGCCGTGGGCAAGATGGTGTAAAGCGAAAAGGACACCAGCGATTGCAGGGCGCGGGTGCCGCGTTCGATGTCCCGCGTCATGCCGCCGGTTTGGCGCTCCAGGTGAAAGCGCAGGGACAGGGCGTGCAAATGCTGGAACACCTCCAGCGCAATTTGGCGGGCAGCGCCGTGGGTGGCTTTGGCAAACACCAGCTCGCGCAATTCCGTGAACAGCGCGCCGGACAGGCGCAAGGCGGCATACGCCACCAGCAACCCAGCGGGCAGCACGAGCAAGGCGCGGGCGTCACCGGGGGTCACGCCGAGGCTGTCCACCAATTCTTTGAGCAACAGGGGCACGCCCAGATTGGCGAGTTTGGCCGCCACCAGACACAGCAGCGCCAGGGCGACGCGCCAACGGTAATGCCAGAAATAGGGCAAGAGGCGTTTCAGGGTGGCCCAGTCGGAACGCGGGCCGGTGGATGCTGGGGGAAGCTCAGAAGCAGAAAGCGAAGCGCGACGCACAGGACAACCGTCTTCAAACAAGGAGACGCGGATTGTGCGGGTTCGGCTGTTCCACAATCCTGCGCTATGTTTCAACCCTCCCAACACGATGTCCGGCGTTTCTTCTGCGAAACCTGGGCCAAGCAGCGCGCCAGCCAACCCCTGACGCCCATGGAAACCCTGGCCGCCGGCTGGATCGACGAGCATCCCGAATACCACGGCGATTTGGCCGATGTGGACGCCGCCCTGGCCGCCGTCTACACGGTGGACGACGGGCGCACCAATCCGTTTTTGCATCTGTCGATGCACATCACCATCAGCGAGCAGTGCTCGATTGACCAGCCGCGTGGCATCCGCCAAGCCGTCGAGTTGCTGGCGGCCAAGCGCAACAGCTTGCACACCGCCCACCACGAGGTGATGGAATGCTTGGGCGAGATGATCTGGACGTCGCAGCGCAGCGGCTTGCCGCCGGATGGGCATGCGTACCTGGATGCGGTGCGGCGCCGGGCGACGCGCTGACTTCATAACTGGCCGTCATGAGCACATAGGCGACAAGCCTGCCGCCTTGCGGCATCATCCGCCGCCATCGATTCGCACTGAGCCGCAAGGAGCCCCCGCATGAAAGCCGCCAACATCCTGGCCACCATTGGCAACACACCGCACATCCGCATCAACCGCCTGTTTGCTGACGCGGGCACCCAGGAAGTCTGGGTCAAGGCCGAACGCGCCAACCCGGGTGGCTCGATTAAGGATCGCATCGCCCTGGCCATGATCGAAGCCGCTGAAGCCGATGGCCGCTTGCAGCCCGGTGGCACCATCATTGAGCCGACTTCCGGCAACACCGGCGTTGGCCTGGCGATGGTGGCCGCCGTCAAGGGCTACAAGCTGATTCTGGTGATGCCGGACAGCATGAGCATCGAGCGCCGCCGCCTGATGCTGGCTTATGGCGCCAGTTTCGTGCTCACGCCGCGTGCGCAGGGGATGAAGGGGGCCATCGCCAAAGCCCAGGAACTGCTTGAGAGCACGCCGGGCGCTTGGATTCCGCAACAGTTCGAAAACCCGGCCAACATCGAGGTGCATGTGCGCACCACCGCCGAGGAAATCGCCGCTGATTTTCCCGAGGGGCTGGACGCCATCATCACCGGCGTGGGCACGGGCGGACACCTCTCGGGCGTGGCCCAAGTGCTCAAAGCACGCTGGCCGCAACTGAAGGTGTTCGCGGTGGAACCGACGGCCTCGCCGGTGATTTCGGGCGGTTCGCCGGCGCCGCACCCGATCCAGGGCATTGGCGCGGGGTTCATCCCCAAAAACCTGCAAACCGAGCTGCTGGATGGCGTGATCCAAGTCGATGGCGAAGCCGCCAAAGACTACGCCCGCCGCGCCGCACGCGAAGAAGGCTTGCTGGTGGGCATCTCCAGCGGTGCGACCCTGGCGGCCATCGCCCAAAAGCTGCCTGAACTGCCGGCCAACGCCAAGGTGCTGGGCTTCAACTACGACACGGGCGAGCGTTACCTCTCGGTGGACGGCTTCTTGCCGAGTGATGTGGCGGCCTGAACCGTCTCGCTCACGCCACAAGATGCCCAAGCTGACTGAAGCCGAGTTGATCGCCCGAGATGCCCAGCGCGATCTGGGCGCAGAACTGCTGTCCGGCCCCCGTTGGGAGTTGATGGCCGCTCGGGCCAGTTCGGGGCTGTCACAAGCCGCATTCGCACAGGCTTTGGGAGTTTCCCGACGCACCTTGGAAAACTGGGAACAAGGCCGTGTTCAACCCACAGGTGCAGCGCGACGCCTGCTGCAACTGGCTGCACAATTCCCCGACACATTGGAAAGACTGGCTCGCATTTGATGATCCGTACCCGCTGGAGCGTGGGCTTCGCCGCCCTGATCATGCTGACCAGCAGCTGGCGACTGGGCCAAGCCGACGCCATCGAGTCACCCACCGTAGCCAGCGCGGTCAACGTGGCATCGGCCGCAGCGCATGCATCAACGCCAGCCGCGTCGGACAGCTTGCACGTCCCTGATGGCGCCCGCGCCGTTGAGCTGCACAGCCGCATCGTCACCCGCGATGCGACGGACAAGCGCGTCGCCCTCACGCTGGACGCCTGCGCCGGGCTGTACGACGCTGAACTGATCGATTTCCTCATCGCACAGCGCATCCCGGCGACGATTTTTGCCACCAAACAGTGGCTGGATCACAACCCCACCGGCCGCGCCGTGCTGCGGGCGCATCCCGATCTGTTCGACATTGAAAACCACGGCGAGCACCACATTCCAGCGGTGATCGGCAAAGGGCGCAAGGTGTACGGCATCGCCGGGGCTCCGGATGTGCTGCACCTGCGCCGCGAAGTGGAAAACGGCGCCCAGGCCGTCGAAGACATCACGGGCGAGCCCAGCCGCTGGTATCGCGCCGCCACTGCCCGATATGACGAGGATGCCGTCGAAGAAATTCAGCGCTTGGGCTACCGCATTGCTGGTTTTTCTGTGAACGCGGATGCGGGCGCCACCCTGCCGCAAGCTGAAATCACCGCCCGGCTGAAACACGTTCAAG is a genomic window of Vitreoscilla filiformis containing:
- a CDS encoding LysR substrate-binding domain-containing protein, coding for MDTKWLEDFVSLAETRSFSRSAQLRHVTQPAFSRRIQALEAWAGLDLVDRSSYPTRLTPAGETFHAQALEILDALQATRNMMRSHQVAGQDTIEFAVPHTLAFTFFPHWLMDLRQRFGHLKSRLIGLNVHDAVLRLTEGGCDLLIAYHHITQPLQLSSDRYEMLSLGHETLAPYAKADAEGQPLFRLPGTPRHPVPLLSYASGAYMARLVEQIIKHASVQPHLDPIYETDMAEGLKAMALEGHGLAFLPASSVKKELRARRLVPAGSSYELTMEVRIYRERPQFARHIKPVAQELWEFLRLAPGAVR
- a CDS encoding ABCB family ABC transporter ATP-binding protein/permease gives rise to the protein MPYFWHYRWRVALALLCLVAAKLANLGVPLLLKELVDSLGVTPGDARALLVLPAGLLVAYAALRLSGALFTELRELVFAKATHGAARQIALEVFQHLHALSLRFHLERQTGGMTRDIERGTRALQSLVSFSLYTILPTAIELGLALLLLGRQFDLGFVWITLAALAVYVVYTISVTEWRTQFRRQMNELDAQAHTRAVDALLNYETVKYFNNEAFEAARYDQGLDAYRRAQLKSQTSLSLLNVGQQAIIATSLLAMLWRATTGVIEGRFSLGDLVMINALLIQLYIPLNFLGVLYREIKQSLTDLDRMFTLMAREREIADAPGAPDVALSGPTVRFEGVAFAYDPARPILHDVSFEIPAGQTVAVVGASGAGKSTLARLLYRFYDVSPDNGGRITVDGQDIRQVTQDSLRRSIGIVPQDTVLFNDTIAYNIAYGRPGATRAEVEAAARAAHIHDFIVAQPKGYDTVVGERGLKLSGGEKQRVAIARTLLKNPPILIFDEATSALDSANERAIQTELRSASVGKTTLVIAHRLSTVVDAYEILVMEAGRVVERGSHPQLLALGERYARMWQLQNAGSAPAGHIAQENDTHGHQMA
- a CDS encoding DUF1841 family protein; the protein is MFQPSQHDVRRFFCETWAKQRASQPLTPMETLAAGWIDEHPEYHGDLADVDAALAAVYTVDDGRTNPFLHLSMHITISEQCSIDQPRGIRQAVELLAAKRNSLHTAHHEVMECLGEMIWTSQRSGLPPDGHAYLDAVRRRATR
- the cysK gene encoding cysteine synthase A, which codes for MKAANILATIGNTPHIRINRLFADAGTQEVWVKAERANPGGSIKDRIALAMIEAAEADGRLQPGGTIIEPTSGNTGVGLAMVAAVKGYKLILVMPDSMSIERRRLMLAYGASFVLTPRAQGMKGAIAKAQELLESTPGAWIPQQFENPANIEVHVRTTAEEIAADFPEGLDAIITGVGTGGHLSGVAQVLKARWPQLKVFAVEPTASPVISGGSPAPHPIQGIGAGFIPKNLQTELLDGVIQVDGEAAKDYARRAAREEGLLVGISSGATLAAIAQKLPELPANAKVLGFNYDTGERYLSVDGFLPSDVAA
- a CDS encoding helix-turn-helix domain-containing protein, whose translation is MPKLTEAELIARDAQRDLGAELLSGPRWELMAARASSGLSQAAFAQALGVSRRTLENWEQGRVQPTGAARRLLQLAAQFPDTLERLARI
- a CDS encoding polysaccharide deacetylase family protein, translating into MIRTRWSVGFAALIMLTSSWRLGQADAIESPTVASAVNVASAAAHASTPAASDSLHVPDGARAVELHSRIVTRDATDKRVALTLDACAGLYDAELIDFLIAQRIPATIFATKQWLDHNPTGRAVLRAHPDLFDIENHGEHHIPAVIGKGRKVYGIAGAPDVLHLRREVENGAQAVEDITGEPSRWYRAATARYDEDAVEEIQRLGYRIAGFSVNADAGATLPQAEITARLKHVQAGDIILAHMNKPRSQTAEGLRPGLLALQQRGFVFVHLNDVAVQTTP